In one Nicotiana tomentosiformis chromosome 6, ASM39032v3, whole genome shotgun sequence genomic region, the following are encoded:
- the LOC104116235 gene encoding phosphatidylinositol/phosphatidylcholine transfer protein SFH4-like — protein MGKKEQNVSKEKERVEAVLNLLRKQEPLTVKQEKFCNYACIERFLKAKGDNVKKAAKQLRNCLSWRNSLAIDHLIADEFSAEVAQGAAYVSGHDDESRPVLIFRIKQDYQKFHSQKLFTRLLVFTLEVAIQTMVKGVEQFVILFDASLFRSASTFMNILLPTLKIISDYYPGRLHKAFVIDPPPLFSYLWKGVKAFVELAPLTMVVSSLDFEESLDFNYFTSYDPKSASHTFNSPSSMSSTAKIGSCSSSRFAFTVSNSFDSLKPWSLTLIDTSSSKLGPTTTLLGPAISPLNARSYSFASPVTRTPRGNIGAVKKGFFPSTTLPTKKQDLLDPSFINHPRAMRPSFFQSPAMFFKKEGHVSKTEKSQESFVPFLKFYRRPYDEMTYRSKMRPPLGGLISIVSPHIQRHHISVSQRF, from the exons ATGGGAAAGAAAGAGCAGAATGTTTcgaaagagaaagaaagagttgAAGCTGTGCTAAACCTTCTCAGAAAGCAAGAACCTCTCACAGTTAAACag GAGAAGTTCTGTAACTATGCATGTATAGAGAGGTTTCTGAAAGCCAAAGGCGACAATGTTAAGAAAGCTGCTAAGCAGCTGCGCAACTGTCTTTCCTGGAGAAACTCTTTAGCCATTG ATCATCTAATTGCCGATGAATTCTCGGCTGAGGTAGCACAAGGGGCAGCTTATGTTTCAGGACATGATGATGAATCAAGGCCTGTCCTG ATTTTCCGAATCAAACAAGATTATCAGAAGTTTCACTCACAGAAACT GTTTACTCGGTTGCTAGTGTTTACACTGGAGGTGGCAATTCAAACTATGGTAAAAGGGGTTGAACAATTTGTTATTCTATTTGATGCAA GCCTTTTCAGGTCAGCATCAACTTTTATGAACATACTGCTGCCTACACTGAAAATTATCAGCGATTATTATCCAGGCCGCCTTCACAAAGCTTTTGTCATTGATCCTCCTCCTCTTTTCTCTTATCTTTGGAAG GGAGTGAAAGCATTTGTTGAGCTAGCACCACTTACAATGGTAGTATCATCACTTGACTTTGAGGAATCATTGGATTTCAATTACTTCACTTCGTATGATCCAAAATCAGCATCCCATACATTCAACTCTCCTTCATCAATGTCATCAACAGCCAAGATTGGGTCATGCTCCTCTTCAAGATTTGCCTTCACAGTTTCCAATAGCTTTGACTCCCTCAAACCATGGTCTCTTACTTTAATTGACACGTCATCTTCCAAATTAGGCCCCACTACTACCTTATTGGGCCCCGCCATCTCACCTCTCAATGCTCGATCCTACTCCTTTGCATCACCTGTTACTAGGACTCCACGTGGCAACATCGGAGCCGTTAAAAAAGGATTCTTCCCTTCCACAACTTTGCCAACAAAAAAACAAGATTTATTAGATCCAAGCTTCATCAACCATCCAAGGGCTATGAGGCCTTCATTTTTTCAATCACCAGCAATGTTCTTCAAGAAAGAGGGACACGTAAGCAAGACAGAAAAGTCTCAAGAGTCATTTGTACCGTTCTTGAAGTTTTATCGTAGACCGTACGATGAGATGACTTACAGGTCAAAGATGAGACCTCCATTAGGTGGCCTAATATCTATTGTCTCACCACACATTCAACGCCATCATATTTCAGTCTCTCAGCGGTTTTGA